The Sesamum indicum cultivar Zhongzhi No. 13 linkage group LG1, S_indicum_v1.0, whole genome shotgun sequence genome includes a window with the following:
- the LOC105158084 gene encoding uncharacterized protein LOC105158084: MLETEYCHSQVLSPFREESGDEELSVLPRHTKVIVTGNNRTKSVLVGLQGVVKKAVGLGGWHWLVLKNGVEVKLQRNALSVLEPPTGNEEDDDYNFDDSSSVSDIGEKDHHRISGFHFSKISKSRVRYGRPWSSSASTKSINRSSCREVHSNCDAAQMRVNLAKLGTGSLWRYLRSFQIAHSNPNPTKEQLVNAVQQHFSSLQVDEVQVIVEFIHAAKRLQSVRTD; encoded by the exons ATGCTGGAGACAGAATATTGCCACTCGCAGGTTTTATCGCCTTTCCGTGAGGAAAGCGGGGATGAAGAGCTGTCCGTTCTTCCAAGACATACAAAGGTTATCGTGACAGGGAATAACAGAACAAAGAGTGTTTTGGTGGGTTTGCAAGGGGTTGTCAAGAAGGCAGTTGGACTTGGCGGTTGGCATTGGCTG gttttaaaaaatgggGTTGAGGTCAAGCTCCAAAGGAATGCTTTGAGTGTGTTAGAACCTCCTACTGGGAacgaagaagatgatgattataattttgatgattCCAGCAGTGTATCTGATATTGGTGAAAAGGACCATCATCGCATTT CTGGCTTTCACTTCAGCAAGATCAGCAAGTCAAGGGTTCGGTATGGCAGACCATGGTCATCATCTGCATCCACAAAGTCAATTAATCGCAGCAGTTGCAGAGAAGTTCACTCCAATTGTGATGCAGCCCAAATG AGAGTTAATCTGGCGAAGCTTGGAACTGGATCATTGTGGAGATATTTGCGAAGCTTCCAAATC GCACATAGTAATCCTAACCCCACAAAGGAACAATTGGTTAACGCCGTCCAGCAGCATTTTTCTTCACTG CAAGTGGATGAGGTACAAGTGATTGTGGAATTTATCCATGCAGCGAAGAGACTACAATCAGTCCGTACAGATTGA
- the LOC105158099 gene encoding uncharacterized protein LOC105158099: MLETESCPSRVLSPFREESGDEELSVLPRHTKVIVTGNNRTKSVLVGLQGVVKKAVGLGGWHWLVLKNGVEVKLQRNALSVLEPPTGNEGDDDYDFDDSSSGSDICEKDHHRFSTGFHFSKISKPRVRYSRPWLPSVSAKSINRSSCREVQSKCHTTQPRVNLAKLGTGSLWRYWRSFHLAHINPNPTKEQLLSAIQQHFSSQHVDEVEVIVEFIRAAKKLQSVGTNRDL; the protein is encoded by the exons ATGCTGGAGACAGAATCATGCCCTTCACGGGTTTTATCACCTTTCCGGGAGGAAAGTGGTGATGAAGAGCTGTCAGTTCTTCCAAGGCATACAAAGGTTATCGTGACAGGAAATAACAGAACCAAGAGTGTTTTGGTGGGTCTGCAGGGTGTTGTCAAGAAGGCGGTTGGGCTTGGTGGTTGGCATTGGCTG GTTTTAAAGAATGGGGTTGAGGTCAAGCTCCAACGAAATGCTTTGAGTGTGTTAGAGCCTCCTACTGGTAACGAAGGAGATGATGATTATGATTTTGATGATTCCAGCAGTGGCTCTGATATTTGTGAAAAGGACCATCATCGCTTCT CTACTGGCTTTCACTTCAGCAAGATCAGCAAGCCCAGAGTCCGATATAGTAGACCCTGGTTGCCATCTGTTTCGGCAAAGTCAATTAATCGCAGTAGTTGCAGAGAAGTTCAGTCCAAATGTCATACGACCCAACCG AGAGTTAATTTGGCAAAGCTTGGAACTGGATCATTGTGGAGATATTGGAGAAGCTTCCATCTG GCGCATATTAATCCTAACCCTACAAAGGAACAACTGCTTAGTGCTATCCAGCAGCATTTCTCTTCACag CATGTGGATGAGGTAGAAGTGATTGTGGAATTTATCCGTGCGGCCAAGAAACTACAGTCAGTTGGCACAAATAGAGATCTGTGA